In Dama dama isolate Ldn47 chromosome 9, ASM3311817v1, whole genome shotgun sequence, the following proteins share a genomic window:
- the JMJD4 gene encoding 2-oxoglutarate and iron-dependent oxygenase JMJD4 isoform X3, with translation MDRETRVFAESHFRGLEGRLPSRVCPKLDRVDFIEKPDSFSYADFFKGYLLPNLPCVFSSAFTEEWGSRRLWVTPSGKPNFDYLLQNYEGVFTLPIYFSSDWLNEYWDALDVDDYRFVYMGPTGTWSPFHADIFRSFSWSVNICGRKKWFFFPPGQEDALRDRHGGLPYDVTSPSLLDSRLHPTRDGCGPPLEVTQEAGEMVFVPSGWHHQVHNLEDTISINHNWVNGCNLANMWHFLQQELRAVQQEVIEWRDTMPDWHHHCQVIMKSCSGINFEEFYHFLKIIAERRLLLLAKGMSPGQAEDGEDTGLGPQQAAFDIGRIAEVLESVVVHPDFQRVDTSTFSPRPEVLLRQLKEAVAATTSL, from the exons ATGGACAGGGAGACGCGCGTGTTCGCCGAGAGCCACTTCAGAGGCCTCGAGGGGCGTCTCCCCAGCAGAGTTTGTCCGAAACTGGACCGCGTGGACTTCATCGAGAAGCCGGACTCCTTTTCCTACGCCGACTTTTTCAAGGGCTACCTGCTCCCCAACTTGCCCTGTGTTTTTTCCAGCGCCTTCACCGAGGAGTGGGGTAGCAGGAGGCTCTGGGTGACACCCAGCGGAAAGCCCAACTTCGATTATCTGCTTCAGAACTATG AAGGCGTGTTCACCCTGCCCATATACTTCTCATCTGACTGGCTCAACGAGTACTGGGATGCGCTAGACGTGGATGACTACCGCTTCGTTTACATGGGGCCCACCGGCACTTG GTCACCGTTCCATGCCGACATTTTCCGCTCCTTCAGCTGGTCCGTCAACATCTGCGGGAGGAAGAAGTGGTTCTTCTTCCCACCAGGGCAAGAAGACGCCCTGCGGGACCGTCATGGTGGCCTGCCCTACGACGTGacctcccccagcctcctggaCAGCCGCCTGCACCCCACGCGAGATGGCTGTGGTCCGCCACTGGAGGTCACACAGGAGGCCGGCGAGATGGTGTTTGTGCCCAGTGGGTGGCACCACCAAGTCCACAACCTG GAGGACACCATCTCCATCAACCACAACTGGGTCAATGGCTGTAACCTGGCCAACATGTGGCACTTCCTGCAGCAGGAGCTCCGTGCCGTGCAGCAGGAGGTCATTGAGTGGAGGGACACCATGCCTGACTGGCATCACCACTGCCAG gtcATCATGAAGTCCTGCTCTgggattaattttgaagaattttatcaCTTCCTGAAGATCATTGCTGAAAGGAGGCTTCTCCTCCTTGCGAAGGGGATGAGCCCTGGCCAGGCAGAGGATGGCGAGGACACTGGATTGGGCCCCCAGCAGGCCGCATTTGACATTGGCCGCATAGCTGAGGTGCTGGAGTCCGTGGTGGTCCACCCTGACTTCCAGAGGGTAGATACTAGTACATTCTCACCACGGCCAGAGGTACTACTGCGGCAGCTGAAAGAGGCCGTAGCTGCCACGACGTCCCTTTAG
- the JMJD4 gene encoding 2-oxoglutarate and iron-dependent oxygenase JMJD4 isoform X1: MDRETRVFAESHFRGLEGRLPSRVCPKLDRVDFIEKPDSFSYADFFKGYLLPNLPCVFSSAFTEEWGSRRLWVTPSGKPNFDYLLQNYGDVVVPVANCGVQEYNSNPKEHMPLRDYISYWKEYIQGNYSSSRGCLYLKDWHLCRDFSTEGVFTLPIYFSSDWLNEYWDALDVDDYRFVYMGPTGTWSPFHADIFRSFSWSVNICGRKKWFFFPPGQEDALRDRHGGLPYDVTSPSLLDSRLHPTRDGCGPPLEVTQEAGEMVFVPSGWHHQVHNLEDTISINHNWVNGCNLANMWHFLQQELRAVQQEVIEWRDTMPDWHHHCQVIMKSCSGINFEEFYHFLKIIAERRLLLLAKGMSPGQAEDGEDTGLGPQQAAFDIGRIAEVLESVVVHPDFQRVDTSTFSPRPEVLLRQLKEAVAATTSL, translated from the exons ATGGACAGGGAGACGCGCGTGTTCGCCGAGAGCCACTTCAGAGGCCTCGAGGGGCGTCTCCCCAGCAGAGTTTGTCCGAAACTGGACCGCGTGGACTTCATCGAGAAGCCGGACTCCTTTTCCTACGCCGACTTTTTCAAGGGCTACCTGCTCCCCAACTTGCCCTGTGTTTTTTCCAGCGCCTTCACCGAGGAGTGGGGTAGCAGGAGGCTCTGGGTGACACCCAGCGGAAAGCCCAACTTCGATTATCTGCTTCAGAACTATG GAGACGTGGTTGTACCTGTTGCAAACTGTGGGGTCCAGGAATACAACTCCAACCCCAAAGAACACATGCCCCTCAGAGACTACATCAGCTACTGGAAAGAGTACATTCAGGGAAACTACTCCTCTTCACGGGGCTGTTTATATCTCAAAGACTGGCATCTGTGCAG GGACTTCTCGACAGAAGGCGTGTTCACCCTGCCCATATACTTCTCATCTGACTGGCTCAACGAGTACTGGGATGCGCTAGACGTGGATGACTACCGCTTCGTTTACATGGGGCCCACCGGCACTTG GTCACCGTTCCATGCCGACATTTTCCGCTCCTTCAGCTGGTCCGTCAACATCTGCGGGAGGAAGAAGTGGTTCTTCTTCCCACCAGGGCAAGAAGACGCCCTGCGGGACCGTCATGGTGGCCTGCCCTACGACGTGacctcccccagcctcctggaCAGCCGCCTGCACCCCACGCGAGATGGCTGTGGTCCGCCACTGGAGGTCACACAGGAGGCCGGCGAGATGGTGTTTGTGCCCAGTGGGTGGCACCACCAAGTCCACAACCTG GAGGACACCATCTCCATCAACCACAACTGGGTCAATGGCTGTAACCTGGCCAACATGTGGCACTTCCTGCAGCAGGAGCTCCGTGCCGTGCAGCAGGAGGTCATTGAGTGGAGGGACACCATGCCTGACTGGCATCACCACTGCCAG gtcATCATGAAGTCCTGCTCTgggattaattttgaagaattttatcaCTTCCTGAAGATCATTGCTGAAAGGAGGCTTCTCCTCCTTGCGAAGGGGATGAGCCCTGGCCAGGCAGAGGATGGCGAGGACACTGGATTGGGCCCCCAGCAGGCCGCATTTGACATTGGCCGCATAGCTGAGGTGCTGGAGTCCGTGGTGGTCCACCCTGACTTCCAGAGGGTAGATACTAGTACATTCTCACCACGGCCAGAGGTACTACTGCGGCAGCTGAAAGAGGCCGTAGCTGCCACGACGTCCCTTTAG
- the JMJD4 gene encoding 2-oxoglutarate and iron-dependent oxygenase JMJD4 isoform X2 encodes MDRETRVFAESHFRGLEGRLPSRVCPKLDRVDFIEKPDSFSYADFFKGYLLPNLPCVFSSAFTEEWGSRRLWVTPSGKPNFDYLLQNYGDVVVPVANCGVQEYNSNPKEHMPLRDYISYWKEYIQGNYSSSRGCLYLKDWHLCRDFSTEGVFTLPIYFSSDWLNEYWDALDVDDYRFVYMGPTGTCWSVNICGRKKWFFFPPGQEDALRDRHGGLPYDVTSPSLLDSRLHPTRDGCGPPLEVTQEAGEMVFVPSGWHHQVHNLEDTISINHNWVNGCNLANMWHFLQQELRAVQQEVIEWRDTMPDWHHHCQVIMKSCSGINFEEFYHFLKIIAERRLLLLAKGMSPGQAEDGEDTGLGPQQAAFDIGRIAEVLESVVVHPDFQRVDTSTFSPRPEVLLRQLKEAVAATTSL; translated from the exons ATGGACAGGGAGACGCGCGTGTTCGCCGAGAGCCACTTCAGAGGCCTCGAGGGGCGTCTCCCCAGCAGAGTTTGTCCGAAACTGGACCGCGTGGACTTCATCGAGAAGCCGGACTCCTTTTCCTACGCCGACTTTTTCAAGGGCTACCTGCTCCCCAACTTGCCCTGTGTTTTTTCCAGCGCCTTCACCGAGGAGTGGGGTAGCAGGAGGCTCTGGGTGACACCCAGCGGAAAGCCCAACTTCGATTATCTGCTTCAGAACTATG GAGACGTGGTTGTACCTGTTGCAAACTGTGGGGTCCAGGAATACAACTCCAACCCCAAAGAACACATGCCCCTCAGAGACTACATCAGCTACTGGAAAGAGTACATTCAGGGAAACTACTCCTCTTCACGGGGCTGTTTATATCTCAAAGACTGGCATCTGTGCAG GGACTTCTCGACAGAAGGCGTGTTCACCCTGCCCATATACTTCTCATCTGACTGGCTCAACGAGTACTGGGATGCGCTAGACGTGGATGACTACCGCTTCGTTTACATGGGGCCCACCGGCACTTG CTGGTCCGTCAACATCTGCGGGAGGAAGAAGTGGTTCTTCTTCCCACCAGGGCAAGAAGACGCCCTGCGGGACCGTCATGGTGGCCTGCCCTACGACGTGacctcccccagcctcctggaCAGCCGCCTGCACCCCACGCGAGATGGCTGTGGTCCGCCACTGGAGGTCACACAGGAGGCCGGCGAGATGGTGTTTGTGCCCAGTGGGTGGCACCACCAAGTCCACAACCTG GAGGACACCATCTCCATCAACCACAACTGGGTCAATGGCTGTAACCTGGCCAACATGTGGCACTTCCTGCAGCAGGAGCTCCGTGCCGTGCAGCAGGAGGTCATTGAGTGGAGGGACACCATGCCTGACTGGCATCACCACTGCCAG gtcATCATGAAGTCCTGCTCTgggattaattttgaagaattttatcaCTTCCTGAAGATCATTGCTGAAAGGAGGCTTCTCCTCCTTGCGAAGGGGATGAGCCCTGGCCAGGCAGAGGATGGCGAGGACACTGGATTGGGCCCCCAGCAGGCCGCATTTGACATTGGCCGCATAGCTGAGGTGCTGGAGTCCGTGGTGGTCCACCCTGACTTCCAGAGGGTAGATACTAGTACATTCTCACCACGGCCAGAGGTACTACTGCGGCAGCTGAAAGAGGCCGTAGCTGCCACGACGTCCCTTTAG